CCCCCCCCAGCAGAGAACAGCAGCAGTCAAATGAAGAAAAGGAGAGCCATACAGACCTGGGAATCATAGCCATCTGGGAGCTTCACTATGAAAGAATGAGCATTGGCAACTCTGGCAGCTTCTTCCATCTCTACTTGTGTGGCATCTTCCCTGCCCAGGAGCAGATTCTCTTTAATGGTGGTTGCAAAGAGGGCAGGCTCCTGGCTCACAAGCCCTATCTGTTGCCTCAGCCACCTTAGCTTCAGGGACTTTATGTCATGTCCATCAAGCAAAATTTGCCCTGAGAGATAGCATCAGCAACAGGAACATCAGTGTCTGTAGTTCATATTGCAGTCAAAGTGCCATGTAAAGAATCAGGTGTTGATTTCGAGGTTGAATGAATCCCTTCTCCAACACATTGGCTCTTTGTTCTGCTCTTCTTGAATTGAGCATACACAAAAAGTAAGAAAAAGCAGCTGCAGAAAGTAAATTAAAGCACAGAATCTTTAAGAACATTGCAGAACAAAGCATACTGTGGCTTTGTTGCAGGATTTCTGGGGTACCTGCGGTGGGATCGTAGAACCTCTCGATGAGGGAGACCACGGTGCTCTTGCCGGAGCCGCTGCTCCCAACCAAAGCAATGGTCTTCCCTGCAGCAACAGTCAGGGAGAAGTCCCGAAGCACAGGGACATCCGGTCTGGATGGGTACGCGAAGTCCACGTTCTTGAGCTCCACAAGCCCTGTAATGGCGCCCAGCACGATCCCGGTGTCGTTTTTCCTGTCGATGCTTGGCCTGTGCTCGATCGTTCGGTATATCTTCGCCGCCGCTACTCTCGCCTTGGCAAATGCCGCCATGCTCGGAGCCGATTGCCCGAGAGCCCTGCCAGACGTCGCGATGCAGAGTGAAAAACGACTCGAAGAGGAACAGATGGATGAATGGGGTCAGGATTTTTGTCGTACAATCCTCCGATCATTACGGCGAACATGGTGGAGATGGCGAGCCCGCCGTTGGTGTGGTGGTGGCGCACGAGGAGTCCCCCGTACCACAGCAGCAACGCGTAGCAGCAGAAGACGGTGAAGTAGGTTGCGCCCAGTCCCAAGCCCTTGGCGAATCCGCTCCGGTAGCCAAGCTTCTGAGCCACTCCCAAGGAAGCGGAGTAGGCCTGGAGAACTCTGGACTCCCCGACGAAGGACTGCACCGTTCTGATCTGCGCCAGCGCCTGAAATCGACCAAGGAATTGGGGGTGGCATAAGATTGCCGAGGAGCAGAGCTCATCCGGAGGGACGCAGACAAGATCAGGGCACCTGCTCCGCGATGTTGCTGGCCTGGGACAGAGCGTCCTGGCTCTTGGAGGACAGCTTGGTCAATGTGGCGGTGTGGATGCCGCCGATGACGGCGATGAGGGGGACGACGGCGAGCGTGACGAGAGCCAGCTGCCACGCGGCGGTGAAGCCCACCACGAAGCCGGAGACGAAGGTCGCCATGTAGTGGATGAAGTTCCCCAGCTGCAAACGAAACCACCACCATCAGTGCATAGACCCAGGTCAAGATTTCCGACACCGTAGGTTGCATCGCTCCGAGGGCGGTGCCCACCTTCTCGCTGATGGCGTCCTGGACCATGACCGCGTCGGCGTTGATGGCGAAGACCACGTCGGAGGTGCGCACCTCGGTGTCGAAGTAGCGGACGTCCTGGTTCAGCGCGGCCTCCAAGTACTTGATCCTCATCTTGGTCGATTGCCGCTCCCCCGTCCACATCCAACAAGATATCTCTGTTTGCATTCCACAATTCTACGCTCATCAACAATCTCTACGCCATCCTCTATTTCTCGATCCAAGAACAACGCGTTCGAACACTCACCGGCCCAGGAGGACGCCCAGATCGCCGCCCCGACCACAAGAAAGTAGAAGGCGTACTGCAAGATCACCAACTGAGATCATCTCTGTGAACGCAAATCTGATGCAGACAGGGAAGTGGAAGAAGAGACGGACGGggaggggagggagggagggagggagggagcacCTTGACGACTTCGCGGACCATGGTGTCGGGGTCGCCGGTGTTGGACCCGAAGGAGTTGACCAGATCGGCGAAGAAGCGGAGGAAGATGGGGAGGGAGCAGCCGTGGACGATGGCCCCGGCGGTGCCGACAGCCATGAGCACGCAGTCGAGCCCATCGGCGAAGCGGAAGAGTTTGCCGAAGCCCACCGTGGGGGCCGGCGGCGCCGGCTTCTTGTCTTCCTGGCTGCCACTCCCTGCCGCAGCTGGTGCTGTTGCCACCGCTGCCGAAGGTGGTGGTACCGGCGGTTCTTCCACCTTGATGTTGCCATTAGTGGCTTCCATCTCAAGGCCAGGCGCAGCAGAGCTACTAACAGTAGTAGCTGGGCTCATAGCACCACCAGAAGCAGCAGCGACAGGCCCTGcaacaccaccgctgcctctttcCGCCACCTCTATCACCAACAATTCTTCCTGGGGCACGTCTTGGTCAGCAGAAGAAGGATGAGGAGGGGAGTGGAGGTGGAAGGCTTGCAGCTCCGGTCGGCTCCATTCCTCCACCACCACCCTCCCCTTTATCACCTCCTCCTCCCCATGCTCAAAAGCCTGCTGCTGTGACATTGTGCAGGCAGAAGCTACATGTAATGAATTGctaccctcctctctctctctctctctctctctctctctatctatctatctccccGCTGTGTGTTCATCTGCTGTCAGGGCTGCTGGCCTCTTTAATGCTACCTTTTTTAACGACCTTTTGCATGTTACCCTATCACCATTCCTTCTTCTCACcattattttctctctctctctctctctctctctctctctctctctgtgctgaGGAAGTGTGGACTCGAATTGGGATTACATCTTCCTTGCATTACAAGATGAGGTTACCGTGACTGTAGCAGATGAGGTTAACGTGACCGTAGCGGTGAAAGAAACTGGTAGCCGCTTGTCCCGACAACAAGACGTGTGAAACCTGAAGCGTCGCAGCCAGTGTTTTTGACCAGACCGTGCATGAACACGAGCCAACatatatgtagagagagagagagagagagacgggtaTTCTCCTGGGGATTTGTAATTGACCGCCGAGGGAACAGCaacaactccaagcctactctgtagAAAACCGTGAGGACAGATGGTGGCTATCAGATCTCACCATTGACCAAGAACTCCACTGGAAGAGAAGTCAAACAAAATTTAGGCAGCTCAGACTGCGTTTTTCTTTCTTCCCCCTCCCTTAAATGCGGTGACTTCCCAGACTTTGAGAGGGACTCGAGGATAAAATAGACTCCATAGTCTTTCCTTCCCTGCTGCATCAGCTTCTTGTCAGAACCATCGGCTGGCTCAGCTCGCGGAGGACAAGCCCCACCGAGAGCCAACCGGAGACGGCGCCATGTGAGGAGGAACCAGTGCTGGCTTCGTGGGATTCCACCGGTGGGGCGGTCAAACGCTGTCAGTAGGTGAAAGAGGAGCAGCGCGTGAATTCTACGGCCTCCGTGTGAGCGCACAGCCACCGCACCGTCTTCTGTACTGGAAGTGTATAGGAGTCATGGAAACAGCAAAGCAAGTCACCGAGGGGGTGCACAGCAGAGATTCTCAAATCATTTCTATTTGCAATGGACCACCCAAGCTGTCCCCTCCTCTTTCTTCCTTGTGCAGGAAGAAGATGAATCATTGCAAGCTCCAGTTGGGTGACTTGCACTTCACCGGAAACAGCTTAACATGCACTGCATTCAGTGTCTATTTGTCtcagctttatatatatatatatatattgaaatcagatatttttatcatgataATGTAAATTAACAGTGTATGTACAAGAACAAAAGCTATCATCTAACCATCCTATTTCATCCTAATCCTCTCCCCACTATGCTCCTTTATCCTCTTCCTCTCCCCACTACCGAGAAGCTTCAAGCATGCTTCCAAGCTTTACTGTCTCTGTTCCTTAGTCCCTGCTTTCAAAGCTCACACTCATGCCAATAAAGAAGTAGGGCGAAGTGGGGTCAAGCTTTGGGCTTACTGAGCTCTCACAACACTGTCGTAGGCGATGCACGATCTTTCTTGTGTGTTTCGTATCGTGAAAATTTTATCTCGTGAACGCGACGGGAACAATCTTCATCGTGAAAGGACTTGTGACCTAAAACAGTGGCTGATGATTGAATACCTCCACACCGGTGTACACGGGCAAAAATTTGTTGGTGAGGGATGGCATTTGGGGACAGAAGCCATAGCCTTTTGTCACCGAGTGTAGCTTCGTTGCATAAATCCACCAATAATTCATGTTCTTGTACTAAGGAATTCAAAGCTCGATAAATTTGATTGGAGGACAGCATTCAGTGGGGAATGTAGATGTTTGGCCTGATTAGGTGAACCACATAAGAAGAAGGTAGCTTCCCCTGGAGTTGATGATAGAAGGTAAAAAAATTTGGTCTGATGAGTCCCAATTGTGCATCACAAACATCTTCTTTACTTTTCTAATttagctaaaaaaaaaaaaagaggcaaaatGATGATACAGAGAAATCAATCTTGTCCCCTGTTCATTGTTTGATGTGTATCCTCCGTGATTGCTTCTCATCGAGTTCTACCACAACCACCACACACAATGCACCAATCCCATACTTTTATAGGTGGATCATTGAGGCATTAGTACATGAAAGCACTGTATGGGATTGGTGCATTGTGTGTGGTGGTTGTGGTAGAACTCGATGAGAAGCAATCACGGAGGATACACATCAAACAAAGAACAGGGGACAAGATTGATTTCTCTTTAACTATGCATCCATTTTTCAGCTTCTTTTTCAACATAAATAATTATACAGTGGCATTTCATATTGAAAGTGATTCCTGTCCTGTATTTTTTGAATGCCTGATCTTTTTTCTTAAATGCAAAAAGTTGATCATTTTTTAATGGAAAAGTGGTTTTTGAAGAACAAGTGAATGTAAGGTCATGCTTGTGTGAGACAAAGTACTAATCATAATCCACAGCTTAAAGAAGACCACACTAGTGAAACTTTTCTAGTTGTAAAGCAAAGTATCAGCAGATCCCATCTTCTGGTTATGTTATAAAGTCATCCTAAGCTTTCATTACAacataattatcatttttttggCAGTACTCCCATCAAATTTGTAATCTGGAAATCAGCTCCCAGAACAAgtcaaaaagagagaagaaaaactgAGCTTATAGAAACcatttcccttctctctctctctctctctctctctctatttcttccTTTGTAGAGGTGGCTAAGTATTGGAGCAGAGAGGGCAGGACATCCACCAACCCTCCATTCTTTGGTTGTGAGGTAGCCTTACATGATTTGATTAATCAGCATCATCAGAGAGACAGCACTCAAAGTTCACTCAAAGCTTTTGAAAAATGTCCAACCCATGTGAGGAACACTAAAATCTGGAGGCATTGTCTTTCTCATGTATTTGGGTGCACAGATTTCTCCCTTTTACCATTTTGTTTAACCTTCTTTCCATTGCTTGCCATCATGATAGGGTGGAGTAAGAAGGTTCAATGCTAGTACAACATTAGCTGATGAAACCTGCAAAGAGAAGTGCCAAAATATACCAAATTAAGGTGCATAATGATGTCTCTAATCATGCTTTACAGTGTAATGCTAATTTAGTACAGATGATCAAAGCATGTTAGAATTGAATGAAGCAACAAAAGGGCATGGCCATCATTCAGACACATCAATCAATCTTTAGTCCACAGGTTCCAATCAAAATTAGCTTTGGTGATCAAACTTTATTCTCATGGGTTTCAATCACAGGCATAGGAATTCACATGTAATGTCCATTCCTTTTGGCTTGGAAGATGCCAATGACTTTAAGTTAATGGCTCAGAAATAATATCTCACAAGTCAAGCTTCATGAAATTCTGGAACAATCTGAAGTTATGAAAACCTAATAAACTTCTTAATCAGCTCATTGTTTATGTGATAATATAGCTCATatttacaataaaaaataaaaaagttgaaCAATCAAATCCACTGTAGATCTGTCCATCTATGAACTATCCATGTCAGTGGTCCTCCAGAAAGAAGATTGAATATTTCTGATGAGGGACAGTCATTGTTTAGAGTAGCTCTCAGTTGGGACTTGTAAGGATCTTCTATGAAGCATGACTTCTTATATTCCCCTCACTTTCTATATCTTATCTAGCAATGGTAATCTCATGCACCTGTTTAAACTAGTACCAGTTCAATCTCACTCACCTATGACTTCTTATGAAGTCAAGTATATGAATTCAAAGGACCTTGAGGCTGCTACACATCTTGTATTTTAGTATGACACACATCAAGGGAGCTAAAGAATAATAGGGTTGAGGCTGTATTTTTCTTGATGTGTAAAGAACAAGAGAATAATGgaagagtagagaagaagaaaaagatctaATTCTGATACAGACTGAGATAGAAGACCACttcattttttatattctttggagGATGCTATGTTTTACTCAGATTTCATCTCCTCTTTCCAATTCTCCCACTCTGAAGTGTAATCTGATCTGAGACATCTGTAGCTGCCTATGCCAAACTCCCATATACTTCTGCAACCTCCCTCCATCAACTAAGCCTGGTCTGGACCAGATATCCTATGATCATGATGAGAAGAACACTAGAAGAATCCTCTCTCCATGTTGCCTCTGATGAACACTAACAAGACAAGGACATGCATCCAATCCACTGTGACTCATCAATGTGGAAAGCTCTGTTGAGTGCTTTGCTGGATAAGGCCCTGGCTTGGATGGAAAGTTCTCTTTTCTTGTTCTGATATGTTTGTATTGCAGGAAATTATCAGCCATTAACAAATGTTAATAAGACTACTAGAATCTTTAATGCTAGAACTTGGAGGACAACTTGAATGATCTGAAGTTTGCCACTGCCATCTCTAAGTTCAGTTGCTGCACATATGAAGCTTTGTCTTCTTCATGTCAAGTAAAGTTGCTAATCATAATGATTTGAGCAGTATAAGCAAAAGAGTCATTGGAGCCCATCTTTTGAAGACTGTAAACAGGTTTAAGGTAAGGATATTATTTAGAGGAAATCAGATTACTCCATTTTATGATTCAGGTCCATATCTGACATGGATTAACTAAATTGTACTtgatgagataaaaaaaaatggaTCCCAATTCCACTTTAACAATGCTTTTGCCATCATCAAACAGCTGAAGACAAAaggatttttgtttttgttttcctttggAAGCATCATCACAGTTCCAGTGGCTCCATCCAGGTGCTAAATCTTATATGGCAAATTACAAAGAGTGATCCATGCTTCATCATAATACCATGACAGTAACCATTGATCACCACATTATTAAACTGATAATATAAACAGGAAATAGGAGAATCTTACTGCACACATTTCATGGACATCTGTTATCTTCTGTGATCCATTCTTGATTAAAAAAGTGCTTTTCTAATGTAGCTACTGGGCCTCTCCTGCAAGTACTGCTCTCCTAATGTGTGTTTAACTATAGCAACCAGGTCAAATAGTTGTTCTCATAATCTACTCCAGCTCTAGCAGAAAAAGGCCCTTGGCTTAGATTGATAAGGTGAGACAAGAATCATGGGGGAAAAGGGCGCACAGTGGGGGTTAGGAACCCATTAGAGTTTGACCTTTATCACTCAGATGATAAAAAGTGAGCAATGTGATCAATGATGGATGGTAATTGTTTACCTAGTGGAGTTGTTCTCCATGTGACTCTGTGCTGGAGGAGAGGCCACCATTGCACACCTTTAAAGAACCCTAGGGGAGACAGGAGGCTTTTTGTCCTTTCCATGTGAGTGTGTTCTCTTAATCTTCCCCTCTCCTCTTTCTGCTCCCCTTATCTTGAGATCTCCTTTGCCAAGGGATGGCCCTTTTTGTGGAGCTGCCTTACAGATCAAAAGTGTTCctgtctactctctctctctctctctctctctcttgaatgAGAATATTGCTCTGAAAAATGCATCATTCAAGGTCTATACAATTCGAGGCACTTGGATTGGGCTCTGCAAGCACATGTGTGGAGGAAAACTGGAAAAGCTTGATGCTTCCTGTTGCTTGGAAAGGGACTTGGGAGCTACCAAATAAAAGCAACCCAGTTTTCCGAGGGTGAAAAGGAGTTTACATATAGTGGATATGAGGCCATTTTTAGCATGCGAAGGGGGCTCACAAGCTTTCATCAAGCAGGAAGCCGTCTGATCTGGAAGACACACTGTCCGATCTACACATACTTCTTCTTGGCTATCAAGCTGATAGATAGTTTCTGAGCTAGGCAATGCATCTTTCATGTCAGCAAGAATCCATTATGTGATCTTTGACAATGTCCTTCCTATTGAGTGACCTCACCAGGACCACTTCAAGTGGGGAAACAGATGCTGAGAAGCCTAAACTATCAATCATCTCCTTTCACTTGGAGAAGAAAGATCAAAACCAGTATGGATTGTTGATTTGCAGAAAGCAGATGATGCAGATAAAAATGGACACTCAATTTATCAAAGTGTTTATTTAGTGAAGCCACAGATACAAGTCATAAGATCGTGAATGCGCTGTGTTAGAAGTCGATCTCACCAAAGTGTCGGCAAACATGAATTCGACATAGATTTCTTCTCTCTGAGAAATAAATCAACATTGACTGCATTGTTGATCGACTGTGTTGACCCCCACAAGATATGATTTGACCATGGGTTCTAGATTTGGACATGTTTATAACGTGTTAGAAGCCCAGCCCAAAGCTGTGCGTCGAAGCCTGCTCGACCAAGTCAACCAAGCTTTACGATCTGGGCGGATGAGAAAGGACGGCTTCGATGCGTTTGGGGATTGTTCGAGTAGGATGCAGTCGATCACTTAAAACAGATGCCGTTCGTACGATAAAGCAACGGTTCAGATTTGGGCACGTGGTAAGAGTAGGTTCTTTTAGTCCCACATTGTTAGCGGCGGGAATGCTGCACCTATTCTTATACTGCAGAGGAGGCGGACCCGGTACTCCTTGCGGGATGTTCGACAAAATTGGAGCAAATAATAAGATTAACATGTCTTTACAAGTGGAAACTATGAAGTcatatattttttgttcttcaccccgaatctttttgttctttgtttATCCCTATTCGGGGTAAACCTTAGATTGAACTACGATCCTTTGATTCTTCGTGGATCTCTAAATAATAATTTTCGTAGGTATGAATCCTAAATTGAACTATGAAAACCCTCTTTCTACCTACAATATTATGCTTTTTTGTTCTTCGTTAATTCTTATTTGAGCTTCTCAATGGGCGTGCATCCTTAGTTGATCTACGAAAACCCTGACATGTTTTGTTTTGCCTACTTTTCGTGATCGTTTCATGAATTAAAATCCTCTCCTATGTAAACTTGTACGTTTCGTGATCGTTTCATGATAAAACTTGCCTCTCGATAAACGAGGATCTCTACTCCCTCGTATTGGTACATTTGTGCTACATCATCGTCTTCGGATATCATATAGGTCCACTCTAGACGACATGGCGCATAAAATATCATGGTATTTGTATTTTGATAAGGTCGAGCATATATTTTCCAAGTCCACATGGTCCAATCTCCAATATAATGATAAAATCTTACTATATCCGCTTGTGATGGAGGTTAATCATCGCTTTCGTAGCATAGTCCTACTCCGCTTCAAGACAACACGAGTCTTATCGGGATAAGAGTTTCCAGACTCTTATCCTACAACATAAATCGTATATCACAATTCTCCGCACATAAATCGTACATAAAAGAGACATCATTCCCTTTTGATGGAAATAATTATGCACActtcctctctttttcttttatcaTCGAGTATCTCCTGATTCTCGAACAAATTGTACTTGGAGAAGATACTCGCACTAATTAGATCAAATGCATCTTTCAGATGCATTCTCCTCCTCCCACATCTGGAGACGCATCATTGACGATGCTCGCATGCAAATCCATGTGTGGGTTTTCTTCTTTTATCTGCATTAGTTCCCATACTGGTACGTAAAACCTCGACATGTCCATAGTTTTCCGCCCCACGTTTTATAGGAAACGGAGACATAGTTTTTGCAATCACTACTTGCCATCCCAATTTGCACCAACATACTTTCCAGATACATATATTTTGGCCAAATGCCCTTTAACATGAGCAacttgtgtatatatacataggtCTCCTGACCAACATTTTCATTGCAGATGTAAGCATAATTCCTGAAGACATCAGTGGGATGGACTAGTGGCAAAGTTTGTACGTGAATGAACTTGAATTGAGTCCTGGCGATTGCAAGAACGCTGCAAGGAGTTAAAGACATGATCGCAAGAAGCACCAACAAGTAATATTAATTGCGTGGATTGCAGAATTGGCAAGTTACTTTGCTGTTATGTCATATGAAACATAAGCATGGAGTTACTAAGACAACTATCGGTGGGAGTAGAAAGGGGATGATGAACGTATGGTTTAAGGAAAGAATAGGTGTCCGGATTTACAAATCCATAGTGTCTAAAGATTTCCTCCGATCGCTGTAGGATCTTCTTGCAATCTTGCAACTCAGTGCTACTCAGTTCTATGATTTTGCTGCCAAAACAAACAACAGATCAAACCATATCAATCGATAGCTGGTCCAAGAATTTCGACGCACTATCTTTCAGTCAAGAAGTAATTTTTTTACAATTTACATACTTTTTTTCTGCAAGAAGCTTCAACAAGGCAATATTTTCCTGGAATTACATTGTCATTAATTAGAATGTATCAGAATTTACATTGTCATTAAAGATTAACAAATTATTCAAGGCTTATCGAAAACATGAATTACCTTCTACCATCAACCTTTCCCTCTGATGCCACTTGATGAACCAAAGTGGTACGATCTAAAGCTGCAGAACCATACAACTGATATAAGAATGAAGAACAAATACATAGAGATTTGAAATCAGATGCAGAACCAATTATTTCACACATAGTGGTGAGTTGAATTACGCTGTTGTTTTAACTTGCACTTCTTATTGGGATTGCAGATTTTCTTGTCATTAGCAAGTTGAGTTGCATTTGCTTCAACCTCCTCACACTTGGTGCTTCCTATCTTTTGCCAtttgtagaaagaaaaataacAGTATGAGCAAAAAAAGGGCAGCCAGAATGTAAACAAAACAAGCCATTGGATACCTCTGAGCCAATTTTGTTAAGGAGAACTTTGATCAATTTTTCTTTCTCCTAAGTTAGAgtaaagaaaaattatatatcactATAGAGATTAAGAGAGGAGCAAACAAACTATGAAACTATAATAATCCCCCTTACCTCTAATTCTGAAGTCTTTAGTTTAAGGATTGATAAGGCACAACCAAGCTCATGTTGTTAATACCTTTAGCTGCAAcatgaaataaacaaataaatattatcaatcaaaataaCTTGACATGCAACTTCAATCGATTGACACAAAGTAAATCAAATTAAATCGCCTATTATAGCAAACGAAAATCACAATGAGTCAAACCATAAGACAAGAAAACATACTCTTTCTTTCCCCAAGTTGAGCTCCTGCGAATCAAAAGACGAAACAGATAAAGAATAAATCTTTTTTGCGAACTGAAACAATAAAGAAAATGAACAAGGAATCGACCGCTAGCATGTGTGAGTTAGCCCGGGCCAATTGCCAGTTTTGTTGACTGGTTTTCCGCAATTCAAATTGGAGTTTTTGCAACTCGGTGCTACTCAGTTCTATGATTTTGCTGCCAAAACGAACAACAGATGAAACCATATCAATCGATAGCTGGTCCAAGAATTTCGACGGACTATTTTTCAGTCAAGAAGTAATTTTTTTACAATTTACATACTTCTTTTCTGCATGAAGCTTCAACAAGGCAGTATTTTCCTGGAATTCATATTGATTATGTAAAGAAAAAAGTATGTAAAGAAAACATACTCTTTCTTTCCCCAAGTTGAGCTCCTGCGAATCAAAAGACGAAACAGATAAAGAATAAATCTTTTTTGCGAACTGAAACAATAAAGAAAATGAACAAGGAATCGACCGCTAGCATGTGTGAGTTAGCCCGGGCCAATTGCCAGTTTTGTTGACTGGTTTTCCGCAATTCAAATTGGAGTTTTTGCAACTCGGTGCTACTCAGTTCTATGATTTTGCTGCCAAAACGAACAACAGATCAAACCATATCAATCGATAGCTGGTCCAAGAATTTCGACGGACTATTTTTCAGTCAAGAAGTAATTTTTTTACAATTTACATACTTCTTTTCTGCAAGAAGCTTCAACAAGGCAGTATTTTCCTGGAATTCATattgatcatgtaaagaaaaaagcattttcaaacatcttttttagaaacaaacactaaatgctgatgaagaatgaaagaaagatgaaaaagggagaccaaaaagaaaatctcCAAAGGTACCTTCATGAGCTGGACGATGCAATCTTTGGAGATCGGGCAAGAAATCACATTCGAGTTACCTTGATCGACATCGGCACCCATCATTCCGGCCGTCCCCGAACTCACCGTGTTGGTGATGTCGGACAATCTTTTTCCTCGCAGCGGCGCTTCGGACCAAGGGCAGCACATCATGCGATTTGATTCTACTATAAGGCAAGCAAACCCAGCATCAAacgctaaacctaaccctaactcGGATACTAGGGAAGAATCCGAGGATCAAACTCTATGAATCGAGAAGAGAGAAAAATGCACCGGAGGCGTCCGCATTGGTGTGGATCAGCGAGCGAGGAAGAGGACCAGCGTCCATGGACAGACCAACGAGGACAAGGAACACGACCGCACTCCGAAGAAGCAGCTTTCTTCCTCCCTGTGCCTTGATCAAGgaaataagaaggaaaagaacGAGAAAAAGATGAAGATTTTGGGACAGAGAGAGCAGAAGAACACGAAGCAAGAAAGAACAAAAGAGCAGCCCGATCGAAATCGAAGAAGGAAAGAATGCCGAGAGCGAAAAAAAATTTGGACCATTTCTCGATTTGTGCGTGTCATCCTTGCGCAGGGGCCATGCTAATCTTCTCTGTATCGTTCCAATTTTATCGGATGTCTCCGAAGAGACAACATCTCCCCCAACTCTGCGGTATAAGAA
The DNA window shown above is from Musa acuminata AAA Group cultivar baxijiao chromosome BXJ2-4, Cavendish_Baxijiao_AAA, whole genome shotgun sequence and carries:
- the LOC108952619 gene encoding SHUGOSHIN 2-like — its product is MLFSLHDQYEFQENTALLKLLAEKNKIIELSSTELQKLQFELRKTSQQNWQLARANSHMLAELNLGKERVCFLYILFSLHNQYEFQENTALLKLHAEKNKIIELSSTELQKLQFELRKTSQQNWQLARANSHMLAELNLGKERLKVLTT